A region of Burkholderia lata DNA encodes the following proteins:
- a CDS encoding Na+/H+ antiporter, which yields MAIFELMIALLLAILVLHYVGHKLGLPPAVALIIGGGFIAFLPGLPEVHIDPELVLVIFLPPLLMDSALGISLDHLRRHMLGVGALAIGAVLFTTVVVALVTHWLVPSLPWAACAALGALVAPPDAVSARAALQQVKLPRRLLILLEGESLFNDATGLVLFRFAVAAGVTGLFSPAEALGSFTLLALGGVLIGAVVGGAWVILMRHLDEDSLVIAASPLCAWGSYLLAERFHVSGVIATVTTGLICAWFQHRVLSASARLYGTGFWTVTIFILEAFVFLIIGSSLHELIQRGDGLDAMLAEMGVPVLIVVVSVIVARFAWVYVSDAALILLRQLGVTRFHPLGLADATVLSWAGMRGVITLALAASLPDSFPGRDFILVTAIAVILATVLVQGQTLGAVIRWTGLAAPESDKPRLSMSEAEAVIAKVQYELMAKRAYNAAGELVHPMLLDIHKHKAEDMARYARHADEYKSELDARSDTVLELIAAGRTELMRLYRAGDIDEHTLHELTRDLDLEELRAISAKA from the coding sequence ATGGCTATTTTCGAATTGATGATCGCGCTGCTGCTGGCGATCCTTGTCTTGCACTACGTCGGGCACAAGCTCGGGCTCCCCCCCGCCGTCGCCCTGATCATCGGCGGCGGCTTCATCGCCTTTCTGCCCGGCCTGCCCGAGGTGCATATCGACCCGGAACTGGTGCTGGTGATTTTCCTGCCCCCGTTGCTGATGGACAGTGCCCTTGGCATTTCACTCGACCATCTGCGCCGGCACATGCTGGGTGTCGGGGCACTGGCGATCGGTGCGGTGCTCTTCACGACCGTCGTGGTGGCCCTCGTCACTCACTGGCTCGTGCCCTCCCTGCCCTGGGCGGCCTGCGCGGCACTGGGCGCACTGGTCGCGCCGCCGGATGCGGTATCGGCCCGCGCCGCGCTGCAGCAAGTCAAACTGCCGCGCCGCCTCCTGATCCTCCTGGAGGGAGAGAGCCTGTTCAACGATGCGACGGGCCTCGTGCTGTTCCGCTTTGCGGTGGCAGCGGGCGTGACGGGCCTGTTCAGTCCGGCCGAAGCTCTTGGCAGCTTCACACTGCTGGCACTGGGCGGCGTACTGATCGGCGCCGTCGTGGGGGGCGCCTGGGTGATCCTGATGCGCCATCTCGACGAAGACAGCCTGGTCATCGCCGCCAGCCCGCTGTGTGCGTGGGGTTCCTATCTTCTGGCCGAACGCTTCCACGTCTCGGGGGTAATCGCCACCGTGACGACGGGCCTCATCTGTGCGTGGTTCCAGCATCGCGTGCTCAGCGCGTCGGCGCGCCTGTACGGCACGGGCTTCTGGACCGTCACGATCTTCATTCTCGAGGCGTTCGTCTTCCTGATCATCGGCTCCTCGCTGCACGAGTTGATCCAGCGGGGCGACGGGCTCGACGCGATGCTCGCGGAGATGGGCGTACCGGTGCTGATCGTCGTTGTTTCCGTCATCGTCGCGCGGTTTGCCTGGGTGTATGTGTCGGACGCCGCGCTCATCCTGTTGCGGCAGTTGGGCGTGACCCGCTTCCATCCGCTCGGGCTTGCCGATGCCACGGTACTGAGCTGGGCCGGCATGCGAGGGGTCATCACCCTGGCGCTCGCCGCCAGCCTCCCGGACAGTTTTCCGGGGCGCGATTTCATCCTCGTCACCGCCATTGCCGTCATCCTCGCCACCGTGCTGGTGCAGGGCCAGACGCTCGGCGCGGTGATCCGCTGGACGGGGCTCGCGGCGCCGGAAAGCGACAAGCCTCGCCTGAGCATGAGCGAGGCGGAGGCCGTGATTGCCAAGGTGCAGTACGAGTTGATGGCAAAACGGGCCTACAACGCGGCAGGCGAACTCGTTCACCCGATGCTCCTGGACATCCACAAGCACAAGGCCGAGGACATGGCCCGCTACGCGCGGCACGCCGACGAATACAAGTCCGAGCTCGATGCGCGTTCGGATACCGTGCTGGAATTGATCGCGGCGGGACGGACCGAGCTCATGCGCCTCTACCGCGCCGGCGACATCGACGAGCACACGCTGCACGAACTGACGCGCGACCTCGATCTCGAGGAACTCCGTGCCATCTCCGCCAAGGCGTGA
- a CDS encoding DUF3331 domain-containing protein, with the protein MSNQANVSSSIDGDSRELERIDDPPVGCGKLIPIDAIEPEQRWRHMMHALNTCSDGTRINRLRRDCVVDSRRKMPSGDRSKCSAAIDILDQPTASTVVLSWRDSTGGHYGYQNWHKGFARRPGLCAMSGMPITPGDEIFRPSVRNGRPTNWSAMILAIHISCIDFARITK; encoded by the coding sequence ATGAGCAATCAGGCAAATGTCTCTTCGTCAATCGATGGCGATTCTCGCGAACTGGAACGAATCGATGATCCACCCGTTGGCTGCGGAAAGTTGATTCCGATCGACGCAATCGAACCTGAGCAACGCTGGCGCCACATGATGCACGCACTCAACACCTGCAGCGACGGCACGCGAATCAACCGGCTGCGCAGGGATTGCGTAGTCGATTCACGGAGAAAAATGCCTTCGGGCGATCGATCGAAGTGCAGCGCAGCGATCGATATCCTCGATCAACCGACGGCCAGCACGGTGGTGCTTTCGTGGCGGGATTCAACTGGCGGACATTACGGCTATCAAAATTGGCATAAAGGATTTGCCAGACGACCAGGGTTATGCGCGATGAGCGGCATGCCCATCACCCCGGGCGACGAGATTTTTCGGCCAAGCGTACGGAATGGCCGACCGACGAACTGGTCCGCGATGATCCTCGCGATTCACATCTCCTGCATCGACTTTGCCCGGATCACGAAATAG
- a CDS encoding response regulator, which translates to MNPLILIAEDDPEIAEILDAYLAHDGFRTYRVGHGQAVLDVQPVLKPDLILLDVRMPQKDGWEVLVELRRRVDTPIVIITALDREIDRLQGLRFGADDYITKPFNPAEVVARIRAILRRLETASSGRFIKVGNLEIDTQSYLTTVRTDSGETGVSLTLTEFRLLAHLAGSPNRVFTRSELIDACLADVDALERTVDSHISRLRKKLECAGASGTPEVMRGVGYRLRSTQ; encoded by the coding sequence ATGAACCCTCTGATACTCATTGCCGAAGACGATCCGGAGATCGCCGAAATACTCGACGCCTACCTCGCCCACGACGGCTTTCGCACCTATCGCGTCGGTCACGGCCAGGCCGTGCTCGACGTGCAGCCCGTGCTGAAGCCCGATCTGATCCTGCTCGACGTCAGGATGCCGCAGAAGGACGGCTGGGAGGTCCTGGTCGAACTGCGTCGCCGCGTCGACACGCCGATCGTCATCATCACGGCGCTCGACCGCGAGATCGATCGCTTGCAGGGGCTGCGTTTTGGCGCGGACGACTACATCACGAAGCCGTTCAATCCGGCCGAAGTGGTCGCGCGCATCCGCGCGATCCTGCGTCGTCTCGAAACGGCCTCGTCCGGGCGCTTCATCAAGGTCGGCAACCTTGAAATCGACACGCAAAGCTACCTGACCACGGTCCGCACGGACAGCGGAGAAACCGGCGTCTCGCTGACGCTGACCGAATTCCGGCTGCTCGCGCACCTGGCCGGCTCGCCGAACCGCGTGTTCACGCGCAGCGAACTGATCGACGCCTGCCTCGCCGACGTCGATGCGCTGGAGCGCACCGTCGACAGCCATATCAGCCGGCTGCGCAAGAAACTCGAATGCGCGGGCGCGTCAGGGACGCCGGAGGTCATGCGCGGCGTCGGCTACCGGCTGCGCAGCACCCAGTGA
- a CDS encoding efflux transporter outer membrane subunit, translating into MRSLILSAAVSAALALSACSMAPKLVKPEMPVPTAYTTAAAADQHANAADLGWRTMFGDRRLQRLIELALENNRDLRLAALNVQAAEAQYGIQRSARLPSIGAGASFTRQRTAADSQSNPPLLENTQNQYGVNVGLSAFEIDLFGRVKSLSDAAFARYLATDHGRRAVQIALVGSVANAYFAERLAQEQRALSERTLNDWRQSLDLARRLKLADQASGVDIAQAEGQVASASADLEARSRAVEQAGNALRLLVGTDLPKNLPDPLSLERQPVMTQLPAGLPSELLYRRPDIQQAEQNLVAANADIGAARAAFFPRLSLTSSIGFLSPGLGSLFDGGQRVWSFAPQVTLPIFQGGRLRSELNLAEVRKSSAVVEYERSIQTAFREVADGLAGRETFSRQIDAQSRVVKSAERRTDLVNLRYRAGIEDRLELLDSQRQLYAARQALLDLRNAELDNAVALYKALGGGLTDTDVPPANNVANN; encoded by the coding sequence ATGCGATCACTCATTCTTTCCGCCGCGGTTTCCGCCGCGCTCGCGCTGTCGGCGTGCTCGATGGCGCCGAAGCTGGTCAAGCCCGAAATGCCGGTGCCGACCGCCTATACGACCGCTGCCGCGGCCGACCAGCACGCGAACGCGGCCGATCTCGGCTGGCGCACGATGTTCGGCGACCGTCGCCTGCAGCGCCTGATCGAGCTCGCGCTCGAGAACAACCGCGACCTGCGCCTGGCCGCGCTGAACGTCCAGGCTGCCGAAGCGCAGTACGGCATCCAGCGTTCCGCGCGCCTGCCGTCGATCGGCGCCGGCGCGAGCTTCACGCGCCAGCGCACGGCCGCCGACTCGCAATCGAACCCGCCGCTGCTCGAAAACACGCAGAACCAGTACGGCGTGAACGTCGGCCTCAGCGCGTTCGAGATCGACCTGTTCGGCCGCGTGAAGTCGCTGTCCGACGCGGCGTTTGCGCGCTACCTCGCGACCGATCACGGCCGCCGGGCGGTGCAGATCGCGCTCGTCGGCTCCGTGGCCAACGCGTATTTCGCCGAGCGTCTCGCGCAGGAACAGCGCGCGCTGTCCGAACGCACGCTGAACGACTGGCGCCAGTCGCTCGACCTCGCGCGCCGCCTCAAGCTCGCGGACCAGGCCAGCGGCGTCGACATCGCGCAGGCCGAAGGCCAGGTCGCGAGCGCCAGCGCCGATCTCGAGGCGCGTTCGCGCGCCGTCGAGCAGGCGGGCAACGCGCTGCGGCTGCTGGTCGGCACCGACCTGCCGAAGAACCTGCCCGATCCGCTGTCGCTGGAACGCCAGCCGGTGATGACCCAACTGCCGGCCGGGCTGCCGTCGGAATTGCTGTACCGCCGGCCGGACATCCAGCAGGCCGAGCAGAATCTCGTCGCCGCCAACGCCGACATCGGCGCGGCGCGCGCGGCATTCTTCCCGCGCCTGTCGCTGACCTCGTCGATCGGCTTCCTCAGCCCGGGGCTGGGCAGCCTGTTCGACGGCGGCCAGCGCGTGTGGAGCTTCGCGCCGCAGGTCACATTGCCGATCTTCCAGGGCGGCCGGCTGCGTTCCGAGCTGAATCTCGCGGAAGTGCGCAAGTCCAGCGCGGTCGTCGAGTACGAACGCTCGATCCAGACCGCGTTCCGCGAAGTGGCCGACGGCCTCGCCGGGCGCGAGACCTTCAGCCGCCAGATCGACGCGCAGTCCCGCGTAGTCAAGAGCGCCGAGCGCCGTACCGATCTCGTGAACCTGCGCTATCGCGCCGGCATCGAGGATCGGCTGGAACTGCTCGACTCGCAGCGACAGCTGTATGCCGCGCGCCAGGCGTTGCTGGATCTGCGCAACGCCGAACTGGACAACGCGGTCGCGCTCTACAAGGCGCTCGGTGGCGGGCTGACCGACACCGACGTGCCGCCCGCCAACAACGTGGCGAACAACTGA
- a CDS encoding multidrug efflux RND transporter permease subunit, whose product MSQFFIRRPVFAWVIALFIILLGLIAIPELPVARYPSVAPPTVTITATYPGATPQTMTDSVLSLIERELSGVRNLLYFESASDTSGQAKITATFKPGTDSAMAQVEVQNKLKSVEPRLPPVVRQNGVIVESASTGFLLFVGLKSESGRYDENALADYMARNVVEDLRRVEGVGKVQLFGSEQAMRIWVDPQKLITYGLSMNDLTTAVAQQNVQIAPGSLGAAPALPGQRVTVPLTAQGQLTSPEQFAKIVLRANANGSKVVLGDVARVELGPQSFTFVNSENGKPATFAGVQLAPGANAVKTAEAVREQLDMIAKTMPAGMTYSIPFDTAPFVKISIEKVIHTLIEAMVLVFLVMYLFLQNVRYTLIPAIVAPVAMLGTFTVMLLTGFSINVLTMFGMVLAIGIIVDDAIVVVENVERLMVEEGLSPKDATIKAMKEITGAIIGITLVLTAVFLPMAMSSGSVGVIYQQFTMSMAVSIMFSALLALTLTPALCATMLKPVEHGHHEKRGFFGWFNRRFDRMTNWYETRVGKLVGRTGRVMLLFVAISTALVFGFRMLPSSFLPEEDQGYFMTGFLLPSDSTVERTGDVVKTLEKHLASRPGIESSISIIGYGFSGLGSNAALNYAVLKDWDKREGATAMDEAMRAQAAMGGVTEGTVMSLLPPAIDGLGTSSGFTMRLQDRANQGYAALKAAEAKLLELAAQSKVVTGVYPDSLPAGTSVKLDIDREKAEALGVSFTTISDTLSAAMGSTYVNDFPNAGRMQQVIIQADAPARMQIENVMKLYVRNATGGMVPLSEVVRPVWSETPLQLVRFQGYPSARISGGSAPGYSSGAAMAEMEHLAAQLPPGFTVAWTGQSLQERESASQAPMLMALSMVVVFLVLAALYESWAIPLSVMLVVPLGLIGALGAVMLRGMPNDVFFKVGMITVIGLSAKNAILIVEVAKQLREEGMGLIESAVQASKLRLRPILMTSLAFGLGVVPLMIATGASAETQHAIGTGVFGGMVTATVLAIFFVPVFYVFVMSIQERISAWRASGKKPATVTHEHEG is encoded by the coding sequence ATGTCCCAATTCTTCATCCGGCGCCCGGTCTTCGCGTGGGTGATCGCCCTCTTCATCATCCTGCTGGGCCTGATCGCCATCCCCGAACTGCCGGTTGCGCGCTACCCGTCGGTCGCGCCGCCGACCGTCACCATTACCGCCACCTACCCGGGCGCCACGCCGCAAACGATGACCGACAGCGTGCTGAGCCTCATCGAGCGCGAGCTGTCCGGCGTCCGGAACCTGCTGTACTTCGAATCGGCGTCGGATACCTCCGGCCAGGCGAAGATCACCGCGACCTTCAAGCCCGGCACCGATTCGGCGATGGCGCAGGTCGAAGTGCAGAACAAGCTCAAGTCGGTCGAACCGCGCCTGCCGCCCGTCGTGCGGCAAAACGGCGTGATCGTCGAGTCTGCCTCCACCGGCTTCCTGTTGTTCGTCGGCCTGAAGTCGGAAAGCGGCCGCTATGACGAAAACGCGCTGGCCGACTACATGGCGCGCAACGTCGTCGAGGATCTGCGACGTGTCGAAGGCGTCGGCAAGGTGCAGCTGTTCGGTTCCGAACAGGCGATGCGCATCTGGGTCGATCCGCAGAAGCTGATCACCTACGGCCTGTCGATGAACGACCTGACGACGGCCGTCGCCCAGCAGAACGTGCAGATCGCCCCGGGCAGCCTCGGTGCGGCGCCCGCGCTGCCGGGCCAGCGCGTGACGGTCCCGCTCACCGCGCAAGGCCAGCTCACGTCGCCCGAGCAGTTCGCGAAGATCGTGCTGCGCGCGAACGCGAACGGCTCGAAGGTCGTGCTCGGCGATGTCGCACGGGTCGAACTCGGCCCGCAGTCGTTCACCTTCGTCAACAGCGAGAACGGCAAACCCGCCACCTTCGCCGGCGTGCAGCTGGCGCCGGGTGCCAACGCGGTGAAGACCGCCGAGGCCGTGCGCGAGCAACTGGACATGATCGCCAAGACGATGCCGGCCGGCATGACCTACTCGATCCCGTTCGATACCGCACCGTTCGTGAAGATCTCGATCGAGAAGGTGATTCACACGCTGATCGAAGCGATGGTGCTCGTGTTCCTGGTGATGTACCTGTTCCTGCAGAACGTGCGCTACACGCTGATCCCGGCAATCGTCGCGCCGGTGGCGATGCTCGGCACCTTCACGGTCATGCTGTTGACAGGCTTCTCGATCAACGTGCTGACGATGTTCGGCATGGTGCTCGCGATCGGCATCATCGTCGACGATGCAATCGTCGTCGTGGAGAACGTCGAACGCCTGATGGTGGAAGAAGGCCTGTCGCCGAAGGACGCGACGATCAAGGCCATGAAGGAAATCACCGGCGCCATCATCGGCATCACGCTGGTGCTGACGGCCGTGTTCCTGCCGATGGCGATGTCGAGCGGTTCGGTCGGCGTGATCTATCAGCAGTTCACGATGTCGATGGCCGTGTCGATCATGTTCTCGGCCCTGCTCGCACTGACGCTGACGCCGGCCCTGTGCGCGACGATGCTCAAGCCGGTCGAGCATGGCCACCACGAGAAGCGCGGCTTCTTCGGCTGGTTCAACCGCCGCTTCGACCGCATGACGAACTGGTACGAAACGCGCGTCGGCAAGCTGGTCGGCCGCACGGGCCGCGTGATGCTGCTGTTCGTCGCGATTTCCACCGCGCTGGTGTTCGGCTTCCGCATGCTGCCGTCGTCGTTCCTGCCCGAGGAAGACCAGGGCTACTTCATGACCGGCTTCCTGCTCCCGTCGGATTCGACCGTCGAGCGCACGGGCGACGTGGTCAAGACCCTCGAGAAGCATCTCGCATCGCGCCCGGGCATCGAGTCGAGCATCTCCATTATCGGCTACGGCTTCTCCGGCCTCGGCTCCAACGCGGCACTGAACTACGCGGTGCTCAAGGACTGGGACAAGCGCGAAGGGGCAACCGCGATGGACGAAGCGATGCGCGCGCAGGCTGCGATGGGCGGCGTGACGGAAGGCACGGTCATGAGCCTGTTGCCGCCCGCGATCGACGGGCTGGGCACCAGCTCGGGCTTCACGATGCGCCTGCAGGATCGCGCGAACCAGGGCTACGCAGCACTCAAGGCGGCTGAAGCCAAGCTGCTCGAACTGGCCGCGCAAAGCAAGGTGGTGACCGGCGTCTATCCGGACAGCCTGCCGGCCGGCACGAGCGTGAAGCTGGACATCGACCGTGAGAAGGCCGAAGCACTCGGCGTGTCGTTCACGACCATCAGCGACACGCTGTCGGCCGCGATGGGTTCGACCTACGTGAACGACTTCCCGAACGCGGGCCGCATGCAGCAGGTGATCATCCAGGCCGATGCGCCGGCACGCATGCAGATCGAGAACGTGATGAAGCTCTACGTGCGCAACGCGACCGGCGGCATGGTGCCGCTGTCCGAAGTGGTGCGTCCGGTCTGGTCGGAAACCCCGCTGCAGCTGGTGCGCTTCCAGGGTTACCCGTCTGCACGTATCTCCGGCGGCTCGGCCCCCGGCTACTCCAGCGGCGCGGCCATGGCCGAGATGGAACATCTGGCTGCGCAATTGCCGCCGGGCTTCACCGTGGCGTGGACCGGCCAGTCGCTGCAGGAGCGTGAGTCGGCTTCGCAGGCGCCGATGCTGATGGCGCTGTCGATGGTCGTCGTGTTCCTGGTGCTCGCGGCGCTGTACGAGAGCTGGGCGATTCCGCTGTCGGTGATGCTGGTGGTGCCGCTCGGCCTGATCGGCGCACTCGGCGCGGTGATGTTGCGCGGGATGCCGAACGACGTGTTCTTCAAGGTCGGGATGATTACCGTGATCGGCCTGTCGGCGAAGAACGCGATCCTGATCGTGGAGGTCGCGAAGCAGTTGCGCGAGGAAGGCATGGGGCTGATCGAGTCGGCCGTGCAGGCATCCAAGCTGCGTCTGCGCCCGATCCTGATGACCTCGCTCGCGTTCGGCCTCGGCGTCGTACCGCTGATGATCGCGACCGGCGCAAGCGCCGAAACGCAGCACGCGATCGGCACCGGCGTGTTCGGCGGGATGGTGACCGCCACCGTGCTGGCCATTTTCTTCGTTCCGGTTTTCTACGTGTTCGTGATGAGCATCCAGGAACGCATCTCGGCATGGCGCGCGTCCGGCAAGAAGCCCGCCACCGTGACCCACGAACATGAAGGTTGA
- a CDS encoding efflux RND transporter periplasmic adaptor subunit, with the protein MKNQKRACYGAVCALVAAMLAGCGPSEQQAAAPATPVAAMTLAGAPLDLTEDLPGRVAAVRIAEIRPQVSGIVQRRLFSQGTEVREGQPLFQINPAPFKADMDTAAAALQRAEAALARAKVQTTRLKPLVEADAISRQVYDDSVSQRDQAAADVAQARATLARRQLDLKFATVEAPITGRIDQALVTEGALVASSDSQPMARIQQIDQVYVDVRQPAASLESLRGALAAQPDTAGNGLPVDVLRDDDSRYDVKGRMLFSGVNVDPGTGDVLLRVLVDNPKRELLPGMYVRARIPRGHYENALTVPQQAIVRAGGKPQVWVLDAKSQAHLKAIEVGELTNRSYRIKSGLQAGQKVVVEGMERLSDGATVTATAWKAPEAVKTASSH; encoded by the coding sequence ATGAAAAATCAGAAACGAGCCTGCTACGGCGCCGTGTGCGCGCTGGTGGCGGCGATGCTGGCGGGCTGCGGGCCCTCCGAACAGCAGGCCGCTGCGCCGGCCACCCCGGTTGCGGCGATGACGCTGGCCGGCGCGCCCCTCGACCTGACCGAAGACCTGCCGGGCCGCGTCGCGGCCGTCCGGATCGCCGAGATCCGGCCGCAGGTCAGCGGCATCGTGCAGCGACGGCTGTTCTCACAGGGCACGGAAGTACGCGAAGGCCAGCCTCTGTTCCAGATCAACCCCGCGCCGTTCAAGGCGGACATGGACACGGCCGCGGCGGCGCTGCAACGCGCGGAAGCCGCGCTCGCACGGGCAAAGGTGCAGACCACCCGGCTCAAGCCGCTGGTCGAGGCCGACGCGATCAGCCGCCAGGTGTATGACGACTCGGTGTCGCAACGCGACCAGGCTGCCGCCGACGTCGCGCAGGCTCGCGCAACGCTCGCACGACGCCAGCTCGACCTGAAGTTCGCGACCGTCGAAGCGCCGATCACCGGCCGCATCGACCAGGCCCTCGTGACCGAGGGTGCGCTGGTCGCGAGCAGCGACAGCCAGCCGATGGCACGCATCCAGCAAATCGATCAGGTCTACGTGGACGTGCGCCAGCCGGCCGCGTCGCTCGAATCGCTGCGCGGCGCGCTCGCGGCCCAGCCGGACACCGCTGGCAACGGGCTGCCGGTCGACGTGCTGCGCGACGACGACTCGCGCTACGACGTGAAGGGCCGCATGCTGTTCTCGGGCGTCAACGTCGACCCGGGCACCGGCGACGTGCTGCTGCGCGTGCTGGTCGACAACCCGAAGCGCGAGCTGCTGCCGGGGATGTACGTGCGCGCCCGCATCCCGCGCGGGCACTACGAGAACGCGCTGACCGTGCCGCAACAGGCGATCGTCCGTGCCGGCGGCAAGCCGCAGGTCTGGGTGCTCGACGCGAAGAGCCAGGCACACCTGAAGGCCATCGAAGTGGGCGAGCTGACGAACCGCAGCTATCGCATCAAGTCGGGTCTGCAAGCGGGCCAGAAGGTCGTCGTCGAAGGCATGGAGCGCCTGAGCGACGGCGCGACCGTGACGGCGACCGCATGGAAGGCGCCTGAAGCGGTCAAGACCGCTTCGTCGCACTGA
- a CDS encoding ATP-binding protein: MKLSGLGRKIAVSMAELALGIMLVVVLMVYGFYYVMFRHWSEVCYQSSWFPSNSEWLWLGTTILIGLVIAIIVSTRLAHRILVPLNSVADSIRRVAKGDLTARAVAGDRSIREAALIADDFNALAAQLQRMTDEQAFWNAAIAHELRTPVTVLRGRLQGLAEGVFQPGEALFRSLLTQAEGLTRLIEDLRVISLAESGHLSVSLQATDLTTHVKAVVEMFEDSLAAAGQHMVLDLDMRAVHCDPFRMRQALLALLENARRYAVPGAIRIHTRVENGACHLQVEDEGPGIPADYAAQIFDAFRRVDDADSSQKGGSGLGLAVVAAIAQAHGGAASCRPTVRGGTVFELRWPDSPASPRIAPSNRKDAPSATQRAVDTDPR, translated from the coding sequence ATGAAACTCAGTGGGCTGGGCCGCAAGATTGCGGTGTCGATGGCCGAGCTGGCGCTCGGCATCATGTTGGTCGTCGTACTGATGGTCTACGGGTTTTACTACGTGATGTTCCGGCACTGGAGCGAGGTGTGTTACCAGTCCAGCTGGTTTCCGTCGAACTCCGAGTGGCTATGGCTGGGCACCACGATCCTGATCGGCCTGGTCATCGCGATCATCGTGTCGACCCGGCTCGCGCATCGCATTCTGGTGCCGCTCAACTCGGTCGCGGACAGCATCCGTCGCGTCGCCAAGGGCGACCTGACCGCGCGCGCCGTCGCCGGCGATCGATCGATTCGTGAAGCCGCGCTGATCGCGGACGACTTCAATGCACTCGCGGCCCAGCTGCAGCGCATGACGGACGAGCAGGCATTCTGGAATGCCGCGATCGCGCACGAGCTGCGTACGCCGGTCACGGTCCTGCGCGGGCGGTTGCAGGGGCTGGCGGAAGGCGTGTTCCAGCCGGGCGAGGCGCTGTTCCGGAGCCTGTTGACCCAGGCGGAAGGACTGACGCGCCTGATCGAGGATCTCCGCGTGATCAGCCTCGCCGAAAGCGGGCACCTGAGCGTCAGCCTCCAGGCGACCGATCTGACGACGCACGTCAAGGCGGTCGTCGAGATGTTCGAGGATTCGCTGGCCGCGGCCGGTCAACACATGGTGCTCGATCTCGATATGCGGGCCGTCCACTGCGACCCGTTCCGGATGCGCCAGGCGCTGCTCGCACTGCTGGAGAATGCACGGCGCTATGCGGTGCCCGGCGCGATCCGCATTCACACGCGCGTCGAAAACGGTGCATGCCACTTGCAGGTCGAAGACGAAGGGCCGGGCATTCCGGCCGATTACGCCGCGCAGATTTTCGATGCGTTCAGGCGCGTGGACGATGCGGATTCCAGCCAGAAGGGCGGCAGCGGCCTGGGGCTGGCCGTGGTCGCGGCCATTGCGCAGGCTCACGGCGGAGCGGCATCGTGCCGTCCGACCGTGCGCGGCGGCACGGTGTTCGAGTTGCGCTGGCCCGACAGCCCCGCTTCGCCGCGGATCGCACCATCGAACCGGAAGGATGCACCGTCCGCCACACAGCGCGCCGTCGATACCGATCCACGGTAA
- a CDS encoding TetR/AcrR family transcriptional regulator encodes MSEDLAKCGINVEDPSAHAVRATPRRGKKGDGETRERLLRAARTIFAEKGYAAASIERIAIEGGYTRGAFYSNFRDKTVVLLELLKRDHDDVGRELMRIVEACHDREVTERAMHAYFRQRYRQPDACVMWMEAALLAVHDPSFRVRFAAFLNERRDRVAARASGRAEPSDGRLPLPVELLTLGLTGLGDDVLPDGASGRWHLTDAWIDAAVTRVFAGSPCGEPMA; translated from the coding sequence ATGAGTGAGGATCTGGCGAAGTGTGGAATCAATGTCGAGGATCCGTCGGCGCATGCGGTGAGGGCGACGCCTCGGCGCGGAAAGAAAGGCGATGGCGAGACACGGGAGCGTCTGCTGAGAGCGGCACGCACGATCTTCGCCGAAAAAGGTTATGCGGCGGCGAGCATCGAGCGTATCGCCATCGAGGGGGGCTATACGCGCGGCGCGTTCTATTCGAATTTCCGCGACAAGACGGTCGTGCTGCTCGAACTGCTGAAGCGCGACCACGATGACGTCGGGCGTGAACTGATGCGTATCGTCGAAGCGTGCCATGACCGCGAGGTGACGGAGCGCGCGATGCACGCGTACTTCAGGCAGCGCTATCGCCAGCCTGACGCGTGCGTGATGTGGATGGAAGCGGCACTGCTTGCCGTGCACGACCCGTCGTTTCGCGTGCGGTTCGCTGCATTTCTGAACGAGCGGCGGGACCGGGTGGCGGCGCGTGCCTCCGGGCGTGCCGAGCCGTCCGACGGGCGGCTGCCGTTGCCGGTCGAGTTGTTGACGCTCGGCTTGACGGGGCTCGGCGACGACGTGTTGCCCGACGGCGCGAGCGGACGGTGGCACCTGACCGACGCGTGGATCGACGCGGCGGTGACGCGGGTGTTCGCGGGCAGCCCGTGCGGCGAGCCGATGGCATGA